One part of the Rhodococcus oxybenzonivorans genome encodes these proteins:
- a CDS encoding cyclopropane mycolic acid synthase family methyltransferase codes for MSHTALKPFYRQVQSHYDLSDDFFALFLDPTMTYSCAYFEREDMTLEEAQRAKIDLSLGKCDLHPGMTLLDIGCGWGAAMLRAMEKYDVNVEGLTLSRNQYDHVSRLLADHPGPRTGRVHLRGWEEYHEKVDRIVSIGAFEHFRRERYDTFFSNCHDMLPDDGRMLLHTIIGHPLSALKEMGIPVTRENALFHIFIKRQIFPGGQLPQPQWIEEAVDKANFRIERIQSLQKHYVRTLEHWADALTARRAEAIELSSSEMYERFMKYLLGCAAHFRSGHIDVMQFTLVK; via the coding sequence ATGTCGCACACAGCGTTGAAACCCTTCTATCGGCAGGTGCAGTCGCACTACGACCTTTCGGACGACTTTTTCGCACTGTTCCTCGACCCGACCATGACGTACAGCTGCGCGTACTTCGAACGCGAGGACATGACCCTGGAGGAGGCTCAGCGCGCGAAGATCGATCTGTCACTGGGCAAGTGCGATCTGCACCCCGGAATGACCCTTCTCGACATCGGGTGCGGCTGGGGCGCGGCGATGTTGCGGGCGATGGAGAAGTACGACGTCAACGTCGAAGGCCTCACGCTCAGCCGTAACCAGTACGACCACGTGAGCAGGCTGCTGGCGGACCATCCCGGTCCCCGGACGGGCCGAGTCCATCTCCGGGGATGGGAGGAATACCACGAAAAGGTGGACCGCATCGTCAGCATCGGCGCCTTCGAACACTTCCGGCGCGAACGGTACGACACCTTCTTCTCCAACTGCCACGACATGCTGCCTGACGACGGCCGGATGCTCCTGCACACGATCATCGGCCATCCCCTGTCGGCCCTGAAGGAGATGGGTATCCCGGTGACCCGCGAGAACGCCCTCTTCCACATCTTCATCAAGCGGCAGATCTTCCCCGGTGGCCAACTGCCCCAACCACAGTGGATCGAAGAAGCCGTCGACAAGGCGAACTTCCGGATCGAGCGGATTCAATCCCTGCAGAAGCACTACGTGCGGACGCTCGAGCACTGGGCCGACGCTCTGACGGCGCGCCGCGCCGAGGCGATCGAGCTGTCCTCATCCGAAATGTATGAACGGTTCATGAAGTATCTTCTCGGCTGCGCCGCCCATTTCCGGTCCGGGCACATCGACGTCATGCAGTTCACCCTCGTCAAATAG
- the tgt gene encoding tRNA guanosine(34) transglycosylase Tgt, which translates to MGYTSECCSPHPPDPFFTVGTRLEGRLGRTGTIHTPHGDIATPSFVAVGTKATVKAVLPESMKDLGAQSVLANAYHLYLQPGPDIVDEAGGLGKFMNWDGPTFTDSGGFQVMSLGVGFKKVLAMEAVGVRSDDVIAKGKERLATVDDDGVTFKSHLDGSRHRFTPEVSMQIQHQLGADIMFAFDELTTLLNTRGYQERSVERTQAWAVRCIAEHEKLTAERAHRPYQALFGVVQGAQYEDLRRQACRGLESIRGESGRGFDGYGIGGALEKQNLGTIVRWCNEELPEHKPRHMLGISEPDDFFVAIENGADTFDCVNPSRVARNAAIYHPDGRFNINTSKNRRAFTPIDENCDCYTCANYTRAYLHHLFKAKEMLASTLCTIHNERFTVRLVDQIRGSIEGGYFDEFKAETLGRFYAART; encoded by the coding sequence ATTGGATACACCAGTGAATGCTGTAGTCCCCACCCGCCCGATCCGTTCTTCACCGTAGGCACGCGACTCGAGGGTCGGCTGGGCCGGACCGGGACCATTCACACGCCGCATGGGGACATCGCGACACCCTCGTTCGTGGCCGTCGGCACCAAGGCCACGGTGAAGGCGGTGCTGCCCGAAAGCATGAAGGACCTCGGCGCGCAGTCCGTGCTCGCCAATGCCTATCACCTGTACCTGCAGCCGGGACCGGACATCGTCGACGAGGCCGGGGGCCTGGGCAAGTTCATGAACTGGGACGGCCCCACCTTCACCGACAGCGGTGGCTTCCAGGTGATGTCGCTGGGGGTGGGTTTCAAGAAAGTCCTCGCCATGGAGGCCGTCGGCGTGCGATCCGACGACGTGATCGCGAAGGGCAAGGAACGTCTGGCCACCGTCGACGACGACGGCGTCACCTTCAAATCGCACCTGGACGGGTCGCGGCATCGGTTCACGCCCGAGGTGTCGATGCAGATCCAGCATCAGCTCGGCGCAGACATCATGTTCGCGTTCGACGAGCTCACCACCCTGCTGAACACCCGCGGATACCAGGAGAGGTCCGTGGAGCGCACCCAGGCGTGGGCGGTGCGCTGCATCGCCGAACACGAGAAGCTCACTGCCGAGCGGGCGCACCGTCCCTATCAGGCCCTCTTCGGTGTGGTTCAGGGCGCGCAGTACGAGGATCTGCGCAGGCAGGCCTGCCGCGGACTCGAGTCGATTCGCGGGGAGAGCGGACGCGGATTCGACGGATACGGCATCGGTGGCGCTTTGGAGAAGCAGAACCTCGGCACCATCGTCCGCTGGTGTAACGAGGAACTGCCCGAGCACAAGCCCCGGCACATGCTCGGCATCAGCGAACCGGACGACTTCTTCGTGGCCATCGAGAACGGCGCCGACACCTTCGACTGCGTGAACCCGTCACGTGTGGCGCGCAACGCGGCGATCTATCACCCGGACGGCCGCTTCAATATCAACACCAGCAAGAACCGTCGGGCCTTCACGCCGATCGACGAGAACTGCGACTGCTACACCTGCGCCAATTACACGCGGGCGTACCTCCATCACCTGTTCAAGGCCAAGGAAATGCTGGCGTCGACCCTCTGCACCATCCACAACGAACGGTTCACCGTGCGGCTGGTCGACCAGATCCGGGGAAGCATCGAGGGCGGCTACTTCGACGAGTTCAAGGCCGAGACCCTGGGCCGCTTCTACGCCGCGAGGACGTAG
- a CDS encoding RDD family protein codes for MTTGGFDPNQVHQPFGAQPQGEHRYGQQSSEQQFDSGQAFGTAPFAQPDFGFDTSRPGELLPRLGARVIDGLIVGIPTAIVTTIISLALGSVLGSVVGALLTAAAVVGYFVLLETTRGQTPGKQLFGLRVVGPNGGLPTQQQSLVRNSFYVLSALGGLPLIGLLFGLLGTVAAIVIGVTINSSPTKQGKHDELAGGTRVVQG; via the coding sequence ATGACTACTGGCGGATTCGATCCGAACCAGGTGCACCAACCGTTCGGTGCCCAGCCGCAGGGGGAGCACCGGTACGGGCAGCAATCCAGTGAGCAGCAGTTCGATTCGGGGCAGGCTTTCGGTACTGCACCGTTCGCCCAGCCCGATTTCGGGTTCGACACGTCCCGCCCGGGCGAGCTGCTTCCACGCCTGGGTGCGCGCGTAATCGACGGCCTGATCGTGGGGATTCCTACCGCCATCGTCACGACGATCATCTCGCTGGCACTCGGTTCGGTTCTCGGTAGCGTCGTCGGTGCCCTTCTCACCGCGGCCGCAGTGGTCGGGTACTTCGTGCTGCTGGAGACCACGCGCGGGCAGACCCCGGGAAAGCAGCTCTTCGGCCTTCGGGTTGTAGGACCGAACGGTGGACTGCCCACACAGCAGCAGTCGCTGGTCCGGAACAGCTTCTACGTCCTTTCGGCGCTCGGCGGGCTGCCGCTGATCGGGCTTTTGTTCGGGCTCCTCGGCACGGTCGCGGCCATCGTCATCGGTGTGACGATCAACAGCAGCCCCACGAAGCAGGGCAAGCACGATGAGCTCGCCGGCGGTACGCGCGTCGTTCAGGGCTGA
- a CDS encoding ABC transporter ATP-binding protein, producing MLNRLLSTYLRPYKRELMLVVLFQLVATAAALYLPSLNADLIDNGVTKGDTGYILWTGGVMLLVTVVQIVCSIGSVYFGARAAMGFGRDVRRAVMHQVGSFSSREFGRFGAPSLITRNTNDVQQVQMLVVMSCTILVMAPIMCIGGIAMSIREDVGLAWILAVTVPVLGLSMGFVISRMVPAFREMQTRIDGVNRVLREQITGIRVVRAFVRERSEIERFETANEQLTQTALRVGRLTAIMFPLVMVIANITSVAVIWFGGHEIDSGSMQIGSLTAMLSYIMQILMSVMMASFIAMMAPRATVCAERIGEVLATESTVVPPAEPVTRIEHPGVVELRDAQFKFPGADEPVLRDISFRAEPGKTTAIIGGTGSGKTTLLSLIPRLIDATAGTVTVSDVDVRRLDLDVLRSGIGLVPQRPYLFSGTVATNLRYGKPDASDEELWHALEIAQAADFVRAMPEGLDTPIAQGGTTVSGGQRQRLAIARALVRRPSIYLFDDSFSALDLTTDARLRAALEPETADACVILVAQRVSTIVEADQIVVLEDGAIVGIGTHDHLLDTCPCYVEIVESQRSIQEAL from the coding sequence ATGCTGAACCGCTTGCTCTCCACCTACCTTCGCCCGTACAAGCGGGAACTGATGCTGGTGGTCCTGTTCCAACTGGTCGCGACGGCGGCCGCGCTCTACCTCCCCAGCCTCAATGCCGACCTCATCGACAACGGGGTCACGAAGGGCGACACCGGCTACATCCTGTGGACGGGTGGGGTGATGTTGCTCGTCACCGTCGTCCAGATCGTGTGTTCCATCGGTTCCGTGTACTTCGGTGCGCGCGCGGCCATGGGCTTCGGGCGTGACGTGCGCCGGGCAGTGATGCATCAGGTCGGTAGCTTCTCGTCCCGCGAATTCGGCCGGTTCGGTGCACCGTCGCTGATCACCCGGAACACCAACGACGTGCAGCAGGTGCAGATGCTCGTCGTGATGAGCTGCACGATTCTGGTGATGGCGCCGATCATGTGCATCGGCGGCATCGCGATGTCGATACGCGAGGACGTCGGGCTCGCGTGGATTCTCGCCGTCACCGTGCCTGTCCTCGGATTGTCCATGGGGTTCGTGATCTCGCGGATGGTGCCCGCCTTCCGTGAGATGCAGACCCGGATCGACGGTGTCAACCGCGTCCTGCGCGAGCAGATCACCGGCATCCGCGTGGTCCGGGCGTTCGTCCGTGAACGCTCCGAGATCGAACGTTTCGAGACGGCCAACGAACAACTCACCCAGACCGCCCTCCGCGTCGGCCGCCTCACCGCGATCATGTTTCCTCTGGTCATGGTGATCGCCAATATCACCAGCGTGGCCGTCATCTGGTTCGGTGGGCACGAAATCGACAGCGGCAGTATGCAGATCGGTTCGCTGACGGCGATGCTCAGCTACATCATGCAGATCCTGATGTCGGTGATGATGGCCTCGTTCATCGCGATGATGGCACCGCGGGCGACGGTGTGTGCAGAACGCATCGGTGAGGTTCTGGCCACCGAGTCGACTGTGGTCCCGCCGGCCGAACCTGTCACCCGGATCGAGCATCCGGGGGTGGTGGAGCTGCGCGACGCGCAATTCAAATTTCCCGGCGCCGACGAACCGGTGCTCCGCGACATCAGCTTCCGGGCAGAACCGGGCAAAACCACCGCCATCATCGGCGGCACCGGATCCGGTAAGACCACGCTGCTCTCGCTGATCCCCCGCCTCATCGACGCCACGGCCGGCACCGTCACCGTCTCCGATGTCGACGTCCGGCGCCTCGACCTCGACGTTCTGCGGTCGGGGATCGGTTTGGTTCCGCAACGGCCGTATCTGTTCTCGGGCACCGTCGCCACCAATCTGCGGTACGGCAAACCCGACGCGAGCGACGAGGAGTTGTGGCACGCGCTGGAGATCGCGCAAGCCGCCGACTTCGTCCGGGCGATGCCGGAGGGCCTGGACACCCCCATCGCGCAGGGGGGCACCACCGTGTCGGGTGGGCAGCGACAGCGACTGGCCATCGCGCGGGCTCTGGTACGCCGCCCGTCGATCTACCTCTTCGACGATTCGTTCTCCGCTCTCGACCTCACCACCGACGCTCGCCTGCGCGCCGCACTCGAACCGGAAACGGCGGACGCCTGCGTGATCCTTGTGGCGCAACGGGTGTCGACCATCGTGGAGGCCGACCAGATCGTGGTGCTCGAGGACGGCGCCATCGTCGGAATCGGTACCCACGATCACCTGCTCGACACCTGCCCCTGTTACGTCGAAATCGTCGAATCCCAACGATCGATTCAGGAAGCCTTATGA
- a CDS encoding MMPL family transporter: protein MATYLYRIGRFAYRRKGAVISVWLVILVLMGVGAATLSGPTKDSFSIPGTPAQQAQDLMAERFPEAAGNNPMDAVSARFVFAAPEGQTLESEQSRQAMDAVLAKVRGIEQVQDAAKVDPAVASGADAAQALVNPVEANTQLLDMAKSSAADKGISEEAAVANAQALSPLNADKTVGYVEVPFKGDMGDVNKALREQISSAADAGRNAGLTVEISGSAANDAEPPGGATELVGIGVAAVVLALTFGSLVAAGLPLITAIIGIMIGSLGITVATGFTDLSSMTPTLAIMIGLAVAIDYSLFIVSRFRHELSLTSDRSEAAGRAVGTAGSAVVFAGLTVIIALIALRVVGIPFLTDMGAAAAFTVLIAVMIALTLLPAILGLFGRKAFAGKIPFLQSRDLEDDEGKPSFALRYISAVVRRPAIPLIAGVVLLGALAIPATGLSLALPSEGTGDPATSSRQAYDLVGEGFGPGKNGPLLVVVDAKDLTSGTPAAAFDEVVNTISAQDDVSNAQIVGVNRAGDTAQILVTPTSAPSDPATMDLVNNIRGAETALHDSIGVSYGVTGQTALEGDVSETLQDALIPYLAVVVGLAFLLLLLVFRSILVPLTATLGFLLSVAATFGATVAVFQEGWGGLIANPQPIVSFMPIFLIGVVFGLAMDYQVFLVTRMREEYVHGATAKQAVTVGFNHGARVVSAAAVIMMSVFAAFIAEPNSFIKSIGFALAVAVFFDAFVVRMVIIPSVMALLGDKAWWMPKWLDKILPNVDIEGEKLRQALPESDDALVGAPRP from the coding sequence GTGGCCACCTATCTCTATCGGATCGGCAGATTCGCGTACCGGCGAAAAGGTGCGGTCATCAGCGTCTGGTTGGTGATCCTCGTCCTCATGGGTGTCGGGGCGGCAACCCTGTCGGGTCCCACCAAGGACTCGTTCTCCATTCCCGGCACCCCGGCGCAGCAGGCGCAGGACTTGATGGCCGAGCGCTTCCCCGAAGCGGCCGGCAACAACCCCATGGACGCGGTGAGCGCCAGGTTCGTCTTCGCCGCACCCGAGGGGCAGACCCTGGAGAGTGAACAGAGCCGGCAGGCGATGGACGCAGTGCTCGCCAAGGTGCGGGGAATCGAACAGGTCCAGGATGCAGCCAAGGTCGATCCCGCGGTCGCTTCGGGAGCCGACGCCGCGCAGGCACTGGTCAATCCGGTCGAGGCGAACACGCAGCTCCTCGACATGGCGAAGTCCTCCGCCGCGGACAAGGGGATCAGCGAAGAGGCAGCCGTCGCGAACGCACAGGCGCTGTCGCCGCTCAACGCGGATAAGACCGTCGGCTACGTCGAGGTGCCCTTCAAGGGCGACATGGGCGACGTAAACAAGGCTCTGCGCGAACAGATCTCGTCGGCGGCTGACGCCGGCCGCAATGCCGGCCTGACCGTCGAGATCAGTGGATCGGCCGCCAACGACGCCGAACCGCCGGGCGGTGCCACCGAGCTCGTCGGAATCGGTGTGGCGGCCGTGGTTCTGGCCTTGACCTTCGGCTCGCTCGTCGCAGCCGGTCTCCCCTTGATCACCGCGATCATCGGAATCATGATCGGCAGCCTCGGAATCACCGTGGCCACCGGGTTCACCGACCTGAGTTCGATGACGCCCACCCTGGCCATCATGATCGGCCTCGCAGTCGCCATCGACTACTCCCTGTTCATCGTGTCGCGTTTCCGACACGAACTCTCCCTCACGTCGGACCGCTCGGAAGCGGCGGGACGCGCCGTCGGCACGGCCGGTTCCGCCGTGGTGTTCGCCGGTCTCACGGTCATCATCGCGCTCATCGCGCTGCGCGTCGTCGGAATCCCGTTCCTCACGGACATGGGTGCGGCCGCCGCGTTCACGGTGCTCATCGCCGTCATGATCGCGCTCACACTGCTGCCGGCCATCCTCGGGTTGTTCGGGCGCAAGGCATTTGCCGGAAAGATTCCCTTTCTGCAGAGTCGTGACCTCGAAGACGACGAGGGCAAGCCGAGCTTCGCGCTGCGCTACATCAGCGCAGTGGTGCGCAGACCCGCCATTCCGTTGATCGCCGGTGTCGTGCTGCTGGGCGCACTCGCCATTCCCGCGACGGGACTCAGCCTCGCTCTTCCGAGTGAGGGCACAGGCGACCCCGCCACCAGCTCACGGCAGGCCTACGACCTGGTGGGCGAAGGATTCGGTCCCGGCAAGAACGGGCCCCTGCTCGTCGTCGTCGACGCCAAGGACCTCACCTCCGGCACACCGGCTGCCGCGTTCGACGAGGTGGTGAACACCATCTCGGCGCAGGACGACGTGTCGAACGCTCAGATCGTGGGCGTGAACCGGGCGGGTGACACCGCGCAAATCCTGGTGACGCCGACCAGTGCACCCAGTGACCCGGCAACGATGGACCTGGTCAACAACATTCGCGGTGCGGAAACCGCACTGCACGATTCGATCGGCGTCAGCTACGGCGTCACCGGGCAGACCGCCCTCGAAGGCGACGTGTCCGAGACGCTGCAGGATGCGCTGATTCCGTACCTCGCCGTGGTCGTGGGTCTCGCCTTCCTCCTCCTGCTGCTGGTGTTCCGCTCGATACTGGTGCCGCTGACGGCAACGCTCGGCTTCCTGCTCAGCGTCGCCGCCACCTTCGGTGCCACGGTCGCCGTGTTCCAGGAAGGCTGGGGAGGCCTCATCGCCAACCCGCAGCCGATCGTGAGCTTCATGCCGATCTTCCTGATCGGAGTGGTTTTCGGACTGGCGATGGACTACCAGGTGTTCCTGGTGACCCGGATGCGTGAGGAGTACGTCCACGGTGCGACCGCGAAGCAGGCCGTCACCGTCGGCTTCAACCACGGCGCCCGCGTCGTCAGCGCAGCGGCCGTCATCATGATGTCGGTGTTCGCCGCCTTCATCGCCGAACCCAACTCGTTCATCAAGTCGATCGGCTTCGCTTTGGCGGTGGCGGTGTTCTTCGACGCCTTCGTGGTCAGGATGGTGATCATCCCGTCGGTCATGGCGCTCCTCGGCGACAAGGCCTGGTGGATGCCCAAGTGGCTCGACAAGATCCTGCCCAACGTCGACATCGAGGGCGAGAAGCTGCGCCAGGCGCTCCCCGAGTCGGACGACGCGCTAGTAGGCGCTCCGCGCCCGTGA
- a CDS encoding queuosine precursor transporter, with protein sequence MTASDQHVEQADHATFAHVSRGYYPTFVALFTATLLISNICATKGVAFFSDSSLTLGPLQILPLITDGGFFLFPLAYIVGDVLSEVYGFKSTRRAIYLGFGALILAAFCFWLLIELPAADFYENQDALSAVVGVYPRLLLAGLAGYLVGQMLNSATLVLIKERTKEKHLWARLIGSTVVGEFADTLIFCSIAAGAIGITTWTDFVNYVIVGFLWKTLVEVLVMPITYRVIAYVKKREPTYVLAA encoded by the coding sequence GTGACAGCCTCAGATCAGCACGTAGAGCAAGCCGACCATGCCACGTTCGCGCACGTCAGTCGCGGGTACTACCCCACGTTCGTCGCATTGTTCACCGCGACGCTGCTGATCTCGAATATCTGCGCGACCAAGGGGGTCGCATTCTTCAGTGATTCTTCGCTGACCCTCGGGCCGCTGCAGATCCTGCCCCTCATCACCGACGGCGGCTTCTTCCTCTTCCCACTCGCCTACATCGTCGGCGACGTCCTCAGCGAGGTGTACGGGTTCAAGTCGACGCGTCGGGCCATCTATCTGGGATTCGGCGCGCTGATTCTCGCCGCGTTCTGCTTCTGGCTCCTCATCGAGCTCCCCGCCGCCGATTTCTACGAAAACCAGGACGCCCTCAGCGCCGTCGTCGGTGTCTATCCCCGACTGTTGCTCGCCGGACTGGCCGGTTACCTGGTGGGCCAGATGCTGAACTCGGCGACGCTGGTCCTCATCAAGGAGCGCACCAAGGAAAAGCACCTGTGGGCACGGCTGATCGGCTCCACCGTCGTCGGGGAATTCGCCGACACGCTGATCTTCTGCTCCATCGCCGCCGGCGCCATCGGCATCACGACGTGGACCGATTTCGTCAACTACGTGATCGTCGGTTTCCTGTGGAAGACCTTGGTGGAGGTACTGGTCATGCCCATCACGTATCGGGTCATCGCCTACGTGAAGAAGCGCGAACCGACCTACGTCCTCGCGGCGTAG
- a CDS encoding DUF4190 domain-containing protein produces the protein MPRDGYGVDASGNPTYSAPTEKYPDYQQPGAYGTSPAPESQGQYGSPNPPATPNQYGGTHQYGGSPQPYGTPNPYAAPNQYGGQAQYGRQNQYAAPNQYGAPTSGYGPPNAYGAPYAQQPGTNGLAIAALVVSIVGGCVYGLGAIVGIILGVVALGQIKRSGEQGRGLAIAGIALGAAYILGWILFFLVMVIAAASSGV, from the coding sequence TTGCCGCGGGACGGATACGGGGTCGACGCCTCCGGCAACCCCACGTATTCGGCACCTACCGAGAAGTATCCCGACTACCAGCAGCCGGGCGCCTACGGAACGTCGCCGGCGCCGGAAAGCCAGGGGCAGTACGGAAGCCCCAATCCCCCTGCCACGCCGAACCAGTACGGTGGCACCCATCAGTACGGCGGTTCGCCTCAGCCGTACGGGACACCCAACCCATACGCGGCACCGAACCAGTACGGCGGGCAGGCACAGTACGGCAGGCAGAATCAGTATGCCGCCCCGAACCAGTACGGTGCCCCGACTTCGGGGTACGGGCCCCCGAATGCGTATGGCGCGCCGTATGCGCAGCAGCCTGGAACCAACGGGCTGGCGATCGCCGCACTGGTCGTCTCGATCGTGGGCGGCTGCGTCTACGGTCTCGGGGCCATCGTCGGCATCATTCTCGGGGTCGTTGCACTCGGTCAGATCAAGCGGTCCGGGGAACAGGGCCGGGGACTCGCGATCGCCGGCATCGCCCTCGGCGCGGCGTACATCCTCGGGTGGATTCTGTTCTTCCTCGTCATGGTGATTGCGGCGGCGTCGTCGGGAGTGTGA
- a CDS encoding ABC transporter ATP-binding protein, which translates to MSDRTSTATAEKPAGPRIPGPVAPGAPGSKPHALWPSTKRLLGRMRPHRIAVSTVILVAGVAVVLTSIAPRLLGQGTNIIFDGIVGKQLPAGLSKDQAVAALRADGQGTFADMVSGMAVIPGVGIDFGALGRVLAIVLALYVGSSVFMWLSGYLLNIVVQGVVKNLRAEVERKIHRLPLRYFDSHSRGDLLSRVTNDIDNVSQSLQQTMSQLIVSAMTVIGILVMMIVISPLLALIAVLTVPLSVLVTAQIAKRSKTHFVAQWKSTGALNAEVEEAFTGHELVTVFGRSREVEARFEEQNENLYQASYRAQFISGLIMPAIMFLGNLNFVAIAVLGGMRVASGTMSLGDVQAFIQYSRQFTQPLTQIGAMVNLMQSGVASAERVFAILDEDEEEPDLLDARTPELAKGHVEFSNVSFSYSPEKPLIEDLSLVAEPGQMVAIVGPTGAGKTTLVNLILRFYDLDGGRILLDGVDIAEMSRDDLRSRIGMVLQDAWLFGGNIRDNIAYGRPDATEEEILAAARITYVDRFVHSLPDGYDTVIDEEGSNISAGEKQLITIARAFISQPSILILDEATSSVDTRTELLVQHATAVLRSDRTSFVIAHRLSTIRDADLIVVMEDGRIVEQGSHEDLLIARGAYYRLYNSQFVGADV; encoded by the coding sequence ATGAGCGATCGCACGAGCACCGCCACCGCCGAGAAGCCGGCGGGCCCCCGGATCCCGGGGCCGGTCGCGCCGGGAGCGCCCGGCTCCAAACCGCACGCTCTGTGGCCGTCCACCAAGAGGCTGCTGGGGCGGATGCGGCCACATCGCATCGCCGTGAGCACCGTCATCCTGGTCGCCGGGGTGGCGGTGGTACTCACCTCCATCGCGCCGCGCCTGCTCGGTCAGGGCACCAACATCATCTTCGACGGCATCGTCGGCAAACAGTTGCCGGCGGGACTGTCGAAGGACCAGGCCGTCGCCGCACTGCGGGCCGACGGGCAGGGCACGTTCGCGGACATGGTGTCCGGCATGGCCGTGATACCCGGTGTCGGTATCGACTTCGGTGCGCTCGGTCGTGTCCTCGCGATCGTCCTCGCGTTGTACGTCGGGTCGTCGGTGTTCATGTGGCTGTCCGGGTACCTCCTCAACATCGTCGTGCAGGGAGTGGTGAAGAACCTGCGCGCCGAGGTGGAACGGAAGATCCACCGGCTTCCACTGCGCTACTTCGATTCCCATTCCCGCGGTGACCTACTCAGTCGCGTCACCAACGACATCGACAACGTGTCGCAGTCGTTGCAGCAGACCATGAGCCAGCTGATCGTGTCGGCCATGACCGTGATCGGCATCCTGGTGATGATGATCGTGATCTCGCCGTTGCTCGCACTCATCGCCGTCCTCACCGTCCCGCTGTCGGTGCTGGTGACAGCGCAGATCGCGAAACGGTCCAAGACGCATTTCGTCGCGCAGTGGAAATCGACCGGGGCGCTCAACGCAGAGGTGGAAGAGGCCTTCACCGGCCATGAACTGGTCACCGTGTTCGGCCGCAGCCGTGAGGTGGAGGCCCGGTTCGAGGAACAGAACGAAAACCTCTACCAAGCGAGTTACCGGGCGCAGTTCATCTCGGGCCTCATCATGCCCGCGATCATGTTCCTCGGAAACCTCAACTTCGTGGCCATCGCAGTCCTCGGCGGCATGCGGGTGGCGTCCGGCACGATGAGTCTCGGTGACGTGCAGGCGTTCATCCAGTACTCCCGCCAGTTCACGCAACCGCTCACCCAGATCGGCGCCATGGTCAACCTCATGCAGTCGGGGGTGGCGTCCGCCGAGCGGGTGTTCGCGATCCTCGACGAGGACGAGGAAGAGCCGGATCTGCTCGACGCCCGGACCCCAGAGCTGGCGAAGGGACACGTGGAGTTCTCGAACGTCTCCTTCAGCTACTCGCCGGAGAAGCCGCTGATCGAAGACCTGTCACTGGTGGCCGAGCCGGGACAGATGGTCGCGATCGTGGGGCCGACCGGCGCGGGAAAGACCACGCTGGTCAACCTCATTCTGCGGTTCTACGACCTCGACGGCGGCAGAATCCTCCTCGACGGTGTCGACATCGCCGAGATGTCTCGGGACGACCTGCGGTCCCGGATCGGCATGGTGTTGCAGGACGCCTGGTTGTTCGGGGGCAACATCCGCGACAACATCGCCTACGGCCGGCCCGATGCCACGGAGGAGGAGATCCTCGCGGCGGCACGGATCACCTACGTCGACCGGTTCGTCCACTCGCTGCCCGACGGCTACGACACCGTCATCGACGAGGAAGGCAGCAACATCAGCGCGGGTGAGAAGCAGCTGATCACGATTGCGCGCGCCTTCATCTCGCAGCCGTCGATCCTGATCCTCGACGAGGCGACGAGTTCCGTGGACACCCGTACCGAACTGCTGGTGCAGCACGCCACGGCGGTCCTGCGCAGCGACCGCACCAGCTTCGTGATCGCACACCGGCTGTCGACGATTCGCGACGCCGATCTGATCGTCGTCATGGAGGACGGACGCATCGTCGAGCAAGGCAGCCATGAAGATCTGCTGATCGCCCGCGGTGCGTACTACCGGCTGTACAACAGCCAGTTCGTGGGTGCCGACGTCTGA